In Silene latifolia isolate original U9 population chromosome X, ASM4854445v1, whole genome shotgun sequence, the following proteins share a genomic window:
- the LOC141623888 gene encoding uncharacterized protein LOC141623888, translating to MADSVRVADSRMELKHNLVYHNRQPKQWQITSIPKYYTQKAFKHILNVEQNILGVGRVSEVGLFLLKLAVLEAVRRFSNAHCPFVWQGLQALQLVCVPPLKWIGKWRIFRGFLKCMQALSRPLLVLSIASLADGSANVEETSGNSESDSHAALATDSRSCESVVQSQAPEDWMLQLLLELQKEGMVIPARITEDDLRRFYYSVNGDFSRFLTSVKKTIKWRQNFVFLSPQELEDWSEIVFWHGCDSKGHPCLIIRVAPACSNIVSDQRSRLPEVVVSQIEHGILHLVPPKDPRITVFMDCEGLTPFRFPVHMMRSCAILLQDHYPNRLAALFVVRLPPIARVIMQTLFKVLRPGTRKKLRILGQDYHQVLSDQLPALPLLLGGNCSCPKCSKMISQDNSLVGTCIQDSEPQHFQAGIVHGSEDILPPQSAFHTDEFEIVKYDRIVKTVVIGLLVLLLSIMYGFGFQKLESLRLYSRGGL from the exons ATGGCAGATTCCGTGCGTGTCGCTGATAGTAGGATGGAGCTGAAGCATAATCTAGTTTATCACAATAGACAACCTAAACAATGGCAGATCACTTCTATACCAAAATACTATACTCAGAAGGCTTTCAAACACATTCTTAATGTGGAGCAGAATATATTGGGTGTGGGAAGGGTTTCTGAAGTTGGGTTATTCCTTCTAAAATTAGCAGTGCTAGAGGCAGTACGGAGGTTTTCGAATGCTCACTGTCCTTTCGTATGGCAAGGTCTTCAGGCTCTGCAACTTGTCTGCGTTCCCCCTCTGAAGTGGATTGGGAAGTGGAGGATATTTAGGGGCTTTCTCAAGTGCATGCAG GCTTTGTCTAGACCACTTCTTGTTCTCTCTATTGCTTCACTTGCTGATGGATCAGCTAATGTTGAAGAAACTTCAGGAAATTCAGAGTCTGATTCACACGCTGCTCTTGCTACAGATTCAAG ATCTTGTGAAAGCGTTGTACAAAGTCAAGCCCCAGAGGATTGGATGTTGCAACTTCTTTTGGAGCTACAAAAGGAGGGCATGGTCATACCAGCAAG GATTACTGAAGACGATCTTCGTAGATTTTATTATTCAGTAAATGGTGATTTTTCACGCTTCTTAACTTCAGTCAAGAAGACCATTAAATGGAGGCAGAATTTTGTGTTTCTGTCCCCCCAAGAGCTTGAAGACTGGTCCGAGATAGTGTTTTGGCATGGATGTGACTCAAAGGGCCACCCTTGCTTGATTATTCGTGTTGCACCTGCATGCTCCAATATAGTATCTGATCAGAGATCTCGTTTACCTGAAGTAGTTG TTTCCCAGATAGAGCACGGGATTCTCCACTTAGTCCCTCCAAAAGATCCCAGAATCACAGTGTTCATGGACTGTGAAGGGTTGACTCCATTTCGTTTCCCTGTCCATATGATGAGATCTTGTGCCATCCTGTTGCAAGACCATTACCCAAATCGGCTTGCTGCACTATTTGTTGTGAGGTTACCTCCAATAGCTCGAGTGATCATGCAAACTCTCTTTAAG GTGCTCAGGCCTGGTACCAGGAAAAAACTTCGTATTTTAGGACAGGACTACCACCAGGTCCTATCAGATCAACTCCCAGCACTCCCACTTTTGCTTGGTGGTAATTGCTCGTGCCCAAAATGCTCAAAAATGATAAGCCAAGATAATTCCTTGGTGGGAACCTGTATCCAGGATAGTGAACCTCAGCATTTTCAAGCTGGTATCGTACATGGATCTGAAGATATTCTGCCTCCACAATCTGCTTTTCACACTGATGAATTTGAAATCGTCAAGTATGATAGGATCGTGAAAACTGTTGTCATCGGCCTTCTTGTTCTGTTGTTGAGCATTATGTATGGTTTCGGGTTTCAGAAGCTGGAGAGTCTTCGTCTGTATAGTAGGGGTGGCCTTTAA